The following coding sequences are from one Nicotiana tomentosiformis chromosome 3, ASM39032v3, whole genome shotgun sequence window:
- the LOC104094858 gene encoding phosphoglucan phosphatase LSF2, chloroplastic, which yields MVTIYRKKYRKKDLRPHSDSETKREMGTIWNSTCPIQKNPFLFPSLTKKYANSFCNFTNKSVQISCKLPGSEVEENYTSRSVSSNKMEEYNLAMKRMMRNPYEYHHDLGMNYTLITENLIVGSQPQKAEDIDHLKKEEKVAFILNLQQDKDIEFWGIDLQSIVRRCSELGIHHMRRPARDFDPDSLRGVLPKAVSSLEWAISEGKGRVYVHCTAGLGRAPAVSIAYMFWFCGMDLNTAYDTLTSKRPCGPNKRSIRAATYDLAKNDQWKEPFENLPDYAFADVADWERTLIQDRVRGLRDT from the exons ATGGTGACCATATATAGAAAAAAATATAGGAAGAAGGACCTGAGACCACATTCAGATTCAGAAACAAAGAGAGAAATGGGAACTATCTGGAACTCCACCTGCCCAATTCAAAAGAATCCATTTTTATTCCCTTCTTTAACCAAGAAATATGCAAATTCCTTTTGCAATTTCACCAACAAGTCCGTCCAAATTTCTTGCAAACTTCCTGGAAGTGAAGTTGAAGAAAATTATACTAGCAGAAGCGTCTCAAGTAATAAGATGGAGGAATACAACTTAGCTATGAAGCGAATGATGAGGAATCCTTATGAATATCACCATGATCTTG GAATGAACTACACATTGATAACAGAAAATCTCATTGTTGGCTCCCAGCCCCAGAAAGCTGAAGATATAGATCATTTGAAAAAAGAGGAGAAGGTCGCTTTTATACTAAACTTGCAGCAGGACAAAGATATTGAGTTTTGGGGAATAGACCTCCAGTCTATAGTCAGAAGATGTTCAGAGCTTGGAATTCATCACATGAGAAGGCCT GCGAGAGATTTTGATCCAGATTCCTTAAGGGGTGTATTACCTAAAGCTGTTTCATCACTAGAGTGGGCAATTTCAGAAGGAAAAGGAAGAGTGTACGTACATTGCACTGCTGGATTGGGAAGGGCTCCTGCTGTTTCAATTGCTTATATGTTCTGGTTTTGTGGAATGGAT CTAAATACCGCCTATGATACACTCACATCAAAGAGACCCTGTGGGCCCAACAAAAGGTCGATACGAGCAGCTACTTATGATTTGGCTAAAAATGATCAGTGGAAGGAGCCGTTTGAGAATCTGCCAGATTATGCCTTTGCTGATGTAGCAGATTGGGAAAGGACACTGATTCAAGATCGTGTCCGGGGCCTTCGTGACACTTGA